The Setaria italica strain Yugu1 chromosome IX, Setaria_italica_v2.0, whole genome shotgun sequence genome has a window encoding:
- the LOC101757977 gene encoding sucrose transport protein SUT3, with protein sequence MGRWDPSNRTLLCNATAGLDTPSHEAEGYSDAGTIGVRVNWIDLSLNFGITRLKIVGGGGGGGGGAAAGGGKMQPQISLVRLFLACMVAGGVQYGWALQLSLLTPYVQTLGIPHALTSVMWLCGPIAGLLVQPCVGLYSDKCTSKLGRRRPFIFTGCIIICISVVVIGFSSDIGYALGDTTEDCKVYTGKRLHAAVFFVMGFWLLDFSNNTVQGPARALMADLAGSHGPSAANAIFVSWMAIGNILGYSSGSTNDWHKWFPFLQTRACCEACANLKAAFLVSVVFLGLSTVVTMIFANEVPLDPAVVAQQQGDGEPSGPMAVFKGLKDLPPGMPQVLIVTGLTWLSWFPFILFDTDWMGREMYHGRPDGSPAEVANFQEGVRQGAFGLLLNSVVLGFSSFLIEPMCRKLTAKVVWVMSSFIVCVAMALVTILGSWSLGDIGGNVQDAAAADKGLKSAALALFVALGFPFAVLCSVPFAVTAQLAASNGGGQGLCTGVLNISIVVPQMIIAVGSGPWDELFGKGNIPAFGVASVFAFTSAVAGIFMLPKLSKTSFRSVSMGGGH encoded by the exons ATGGGTCGTTGGGACCCGAGTAATCGTACCCTGCTGTGCAACGCAACTGCAGGGCTGGACACGCCttctcatgaagctgaaggctacTCCGATGCCG GTACAATTGGAGTTCGAGTTAATTGGATCGATCTGTCGTTAAACTTCGGTATTACTCGTTTGAAAattgtgggggggggggggggggggggggggggg gctgctgccggcggcggcaagatgCAGCCTCAGATCAGCCTTGTGCGGCTGTTCCTCGCATGCatggtcgccggcggcgtgcaGTATGGGTGGGCGCTGCAGCTCTCACTCCTCACACCCTACGTCCAG ACACTGGGAATTCCTCATGCTCTTACTTCAGTCATGTGGCTCTGTGGACCTATTGCCGGCTTACTT GTGCAACCCTGCGTCGGCCTGTACAGCGACAAATGCAcctccaaacttgggaggcggAGGCCGTTCATCTTTACAGGATGCATCATCATCTGTATATCA GTGGTAGTCATTGGTTTCTCGTCCGACATCGGGTACGCTCTCGGTGACACGACGGAAGACTGCAA GGTTTACACGGGGAAGCGGCTGCACGCTGCGGTGTTCTTCGTGATGGGGTTCTGGCTGCTCGACTTCTCCAACAACACGGTGCAGGGCCCTGCGCGCGCGCTGATGGCCGACCTCGCCGGCAGCCACGGCCCCAGCGCGGCGAACGCCATCTTCGTGTCGTGGATGGCGATCGGGAACATCCTGGGCTACTCCTCGGGCTCCACCAACGACTGGCACAAGTGGTTCCCGTTCCTCCAGACCCGGGCGTGCTGCGAGGCCTGCGCCAACCTCAAGGCCGCCTTCCTGGTCTCCGTGGTGTTCCTGGGCCTCTCCACGGTGGTGACCATGATCTTCGCCAACGAGGTGCCGCTGGACCCGGCGGTGGTGGCCCAGCAGCAGGGCGACGGGGAGCCGTCGGGCCCGATGGCCGTGTTCAAGGGCCTCAAGGACCTGCCCCCCGGCATGCCGCAGGTGCTCATCGTCACGGGCCTCACCTGGCTCTCCTGGTTCCCCTTCATCCTCTTCGACACCGACTGGATGGGCCGCGAGATGTACCACGGCAGGCCCGACGGGAGCCCCGCCGAGGTCGCCAACTTCCAGGAGGGCGTCAGACAGGGCGCCTTCGGCCTCCTGCTCAACTCCGTCGTCCTGGGATTCAGCTCCTTCCTCATCGAGCCCATGTGCCGGAAGCTCACGGCGAAGGTGGTGTGGGTCATGAGCAGCTTCATCGTCTGCGTCGCCATGGCCCTCGTCACCATCCTCGGTTCCTGGTCGCTCGGGGACATCGGCGGCAACGtgcaggacgccgccgccgccgacaaggGCCTCAAGAGCGCCGCGCTCGCCCTCTTCGTCGCCCTCGGCTTCCCCTTCGCGGTGCTGTGCAGCGTCCCGTTCGCCGTGACGGCGCAGCTGGCGGCGAGCAACGGCGGCGGGCAGG GGCTGTGCACGGGGGTCCTCAACATCTCCATCGTGGTGCCACAGATGATTATCGCCGTCGGCTCCGGGCCGTGGGACGAGCTGTTCGGGAAGGGCAACATCCCGGCGTTCGGGGTCGCCTCCGTGTTCGCCTTCACCTCCGCCGTCGCGGGCATCTTCATGCTGCCCAAGCTGTCCAAGACCAGCTTCCGGTCCGTCTCCATGGGAGGAGGCCACTGA